Proteins encoded together in one Benincasa hispida cultivar B227 chromosome 1, ASM972705v1, whole genome shotgun sequence window:
- the LOC120070350 gene encoding zinc finger protein CONSTANS-LIKE 2-like, translated as MLKTEDEYGGSGGHGNGWGMVICEACERCPAEFICKADAASLCAACDAEIHSANPLARRHQRVPICRGGVVFSSVEEEDEEEAASWLLMNPTKNNKNNSDNNNNGMFLLGGEDEEEEDDEYLKFVEFNGNNDEDEDEFEGLKNNNYGGDSVVPIDQFEGNKEHHHQQQQQQNHEILLEQSYGGLVDASEFFHSSSKPPYSYNAFLTHTISASSMEVGVVPDSSTTTMSDISISNMRPPKGTIDLFSGTTAAEAAAAIQMPATQLSPMDREARVLRYREKKKTRKFEKTIRYASRKAYAETRPRIKGRFAKRTDVEVQLDRKYSNPLIPDAGYGIVPSF; from the exons ATGCTGAAGACAGAAGACGAATACGGCGGCAGCGGCGGGCACGGCAATGGGTGGGGCATGGTAATCTGCGAAGCATGCGAGAGATGCCCTGCGGAATTCATCTGCAAAGCGGACGCCGCATCGCTATGTGCGGCGTGCGATGCAGAGATCCACTCGGCAAACCCACTAGCTCGACGGCACCAACGCGTGCCGATCTGTAGGGGCGGCGTCGTGTTTAGTAGTGTGGAAGAGGAAGATGAGGAGGAAGCGGCTTCTTGGCTGTTAATGAATCCAACCAAGAACAACAAGAACAATAGTGACAACAATAACAATGGAATGTTTTTGTTGGGTGGggaagatgaagaggaagaggaTGATGAGTATTTGAAGTTTGTGGAATTCAATGGGAATAATGATGAggatgaagatgaatttgaagGATTGAAGAACAACAATTATGGAGGAGATAGTGTTGTGCCAATTGATCAATTTGAAGGGAATAAGGAACATCATCATCAACAACAGCAGCAGCAAAATCACGAGATATTGTTGGAGCAAAGTTATGGAGGGCTTGTTGATGCTTCTGAATTTTTTCACTCTTCTTCTAAACCTCCATACTCCTACAATGCCTTCCTCACCCACACT ATATCAGCTTCATCAATGGAGGTCGGGGTGGTGCCAGATTCATCAACCACCACCATGAGCGATATATCAATCTCCAACATGAGGCCACCAAAAGGGACAATCGATCTCTTCTCCGGCACGACGGCGGCGGAGGCAGCGGCGGCAATTCAAATGCCGGCGACCCAACTGAGTCCAATGGACAGAGAAGCCCGAGTTCTAAGGTacagagagaagaaaaagacaaGAAAGTTCGAGAAGACCATCCGATACGCCTCCAGAAAGGCCTATGCTGAGACCCGACCCAGAATCAAGGGCCGGTTCGCTAAAAGAACCGATGTCGAGGTCCAACTGGACCGGAAATACTCCAACCCCTTGATACCGGATGCTGGCTATGGGATCGTGCCTTCCTTTTGA